Proteins encoded by one window of Paraburkholderia terrae:
- a CDS encoding acetate kinase, which produces MKREPFRHVRTISYATMLLFYVEAHAQSLQDQTAQENIATLRQELNNRIKELDALKRKIAEEEAQFQQLSKALDSRMLDVTRGTGQPGSGAAPATGIAQSATPAGTADAAPNAADAATAGAAAGATAGAATGAAPAPVINMAQNAGGEQQVQPVGQAPIPDTAPPAVAPIFDQPGVLTPKNKFVLEPSFQFGYSSSDRVALVGYTIIPALLIGLIDVREIKSNVLTAGVAARYGITNRMEVEVRVPYVYSTNDTVSREIFTGSAQDNVFGSSGHGIGDVEMTMRYQLNEGGPDKFYYIGWLRFKTATGKSPFDVVTDCVTRCIGNTTGTGLPLEQPTGTGFYAIQPGLTWLFPSDPVVFFGNFSYLHSFARSDLSLHILNGETDFVGKIQPGDIYGFNIGMGLALNEKASFSIGYDQSIVLPTKQNGSTVPGSVRVILGTLLVGYSYRLTPKTTLNFSLGAGLTRDTPDLTLTFRMPIQF; this is translated from the coding sequence TTGAAGCTCATGCGCAATCGCTTCAAGATCAAACCGCACAAGAAAATATCGCAACCCTTCGCCAGGAACTGAACAACCGTATCAAGGAACTCGATGCACTAAAGCGTAAAATCGCGGAAGAAGAAGCGCAATTCCAGCAATTGAGCAAGGCACTCGATTCACGCATGCTCGACGTGACGCGCGGCACCGGCCAGCCCGGCTCGGGCGCAGCGCCCGCCACCGGCATTGCGCAGAGCGCGACGCCAGCCGGCACTGCAGACGCCGCACCCAATGCCGCCGACGCCGCAACGGCAGGTGCGGCAGCTGGCGCAACAGCCGGCGCCGCGACAGGCGCAGCACCCGCGCCTGTGATCAACATGGCGCAAAACGCAGGCGGCGAGCAACAGGTCCAGCCTGTTGGCCAGGCGCCTATCCCCGACACCGCGCCGCCCGCCGTCGCGCCGATCTTCGATCAGCCCGGCGTGCTCACGCCGAAGAACAAGTTCGTGCTCGAACCTTCGTTCCAGTTCGGCTATTCGTCGTCGGACCGTGTCGCGCTGGTTGGCTATACGATCATTCCCGCCTTGCTGATCGGCCTGATCGACGTGCGCGAGATCAAGTCGAACGTGCTGACGGCCGGCGTTGCCGCGCGTTACGGCATTACGAACCGGATGGAAGTCGAAGTGCGCGTGCCGTATGTCTATTCGACCAACGACACCGTCAGCCGCGAGATCTTCACGGGCTCGGCGCAGGACAACGTCTTCGGTAGCAGCGGCCACGGCATCGGCGACGTCGAAATGACGATGCGCTACCAGCTGAACGAGGGCGGCCCGGATAAGTTCTATTACATCGGCTGGCTGCGCTTCAAGACGGCCACGGGCAAGAGCCCGTTCGACGTCGTGACCGATTGCGTGACGCGCTGCATCGGCAATACGACGGGGACGGGCCTGCCGCTCGAACAGCCGACGGGCACCGGTTTCTATGCGATCCAGCCGGGTCTCACGTGGCTGTTCCCGAGCGACCCGGTCGTGTTCTTCGGCAACTTCAGCTACTTGCACAGCTTTGCCCGCAGCGACCTGAGCCTGCACATCCTGAACGGCGAGACCGATTTCGTCGGCAAGATCCAGCCAGGCGATATCTATGGCTTCAATATCGGCATGGGCCTCGCGCTGAACGAAAAGGCTTCGTTCAGTATCGGCTATGACCAGAGCATCGTGCTGCCGACCAAGCAGAACGGATCGACCGTGCCAGGTTCGGTGCGCGTGATACTCGGCACGCTGCTCGTCGGCTACTCGTACCGCCTCACGCCGAAGACGACGCTCAACTTCTCGCTCGGCGCCGGCCTCACGCGCGACACGCCGGATCTCACGCTGACGTTCCGCATGCCGATCCAGTTCTAA
- a CDS encoding C39 family peptidase, translated as MKLHGALQGTFHGAFHGAAWLLACALTAATPARADPITIYEPSGAGYAMHVTSLKEARFKRTIKQQFDFSCGSAAVATLLTFQYNYPVSEQTAFQEMFENGDQAKIRTEGFSLLDIKRFLERRGFIADGYELPLQKLVETNTPAIVLISESGYHHFVVVKGLKNDRVLIGDPATGTRPMPLKSFQAKWEDQVLFVIHNKPGVGVFNDPVDWRVAPPAPLYTGVNRDGLFFTVMPKHGASDF; from the coding sequence ATGAAACTTCATGGAGCCCTTCAGGGAACCTTTCATGGAGCCTTTCATGGAGCCGCGTGGCTGCTTGCGTGCGCGTTGACGGCGGCAACCCCGGCGCGCGCCGACCCCATTACGATCTACGAGCCGTCGGGCGCCGGTTACGCGATGCACGTCACGAGCCTGAAAGAGGCTCGCTTCAAGCGCACCATCAAGCAGCAGTTCGACTTCAGTTGCGGGTCCGCTGCCGTGGCGACGCTGCTCACGTTTCAATACAACTATCCGGTGAGCGAGCAGACCGCATTCCAGGAGATGTTCGAGAACGGCGATCAGGCGAAGATCCGCACTGAGGGCTTCTCGTTGCTCGACATCAAGCGCTTTCTCGAGCGGCGCGGGTTTATCGCGGACGGTTATGAGCTGCCGCTGCAAAAGCTCGTCGAAACCAACACGCCCGCGATCGTGCTGATCAGCGAAAGCGGCTATCACCATTTTGTCGTGGTGAAAGGGTTGAAGAACGACCGCGTGCTGATCGGCGATCCCGCAACAGGCACGCGTCCCATGCCGTTGAAGAGTTTCCAGGCGAAATGGGAAGACCAGGTCCTGTTCGTCATCCATAACAAACCTGGCGTCGGGGTCTTCAACGATCCCGTCGACTGGCGAGTCGCGCCGCCCGCGCCGCTCTATACGGGCGTCAATCGCGATGGTCTGTTCTTCACCGTCATGCCGAAGCATGGCGCGAGTGATTTCTGA
- a CDS encoding alpha/beta fold hydrolase, which yields MSTWILLRGLTREARHWGALPDMLRAALDGTPQSASVAHAVPTRVLTIDLPGNGEYADLRAPLDVAGMVDFVRAAARASGAAGPYCVLAMSLGGMVATCWAQRHPAEIARLVLINTSMRPFSRFDERLRPQAWPGLARIASHWRDARAAEETIHRLTCNQRDTVDADLQEWIAIRESAPVSRANALRQLLAAARFSAGRQRPPCATLVLSSREDGLVDPACSAALAAAWSADHWRHAWAGHDLPHDDPVWTVERIGAWLVQPTVDPDLENEQSDLTDE from the coding sequence ATGAGTACGTGGATCCTGTTGCGCGGTCTGACGCGCGAGGCACGGCACTGGGGCGCATTGCCCGACATGTTGCGCGCGGCGCTGGACGGCACGCCGCAAAGCGCATCAGTCGCGCACGCCGTGCCCACTCGCGTGCTGACCATCGACCTGCCCGGCAACGGCGAATATGCGGACCTGCGCGCGCCGCTGGATGTCGCCGGGATGGTCGACTTCGTGCGCGCGGCGGCGCGCGCCAGCGGCGCGGCGGGGCCGTATTGCGTGCTGGCGATGTCGCTGGGCGGCATGGTCGCGACCTGCTGGGCGCAGCGTCATCCCGCCGAGATCGCGCGGCTTGTGCTGATCAACACCAGCATGCGGCCGTTCAGCCGCTTCGACGAACGGCTGCGCCCGCAGGCGTGGCCGGGGCTGGCGCGCATTGCCTCGCACTGGCGCGACGCGCGTGCCGCGGAAGAGACGATTCATCGCCTGACCTGCAATCAGCGTGACACGGTCGACGCCGATCTGCAGGAATGGATCGCGATCCGCGAGAGCGCGCCCGTCAGCCGGGCGAACGCGCTGCGTCAGTTGCTCGCGGCCGCGCGCTTCAGCGCCGGGCGGCAGCGGCCACCGTGCGCGACGCTGGTGTTGTCGTCGCGGGAAGACGGGCTGGTCGATCCCGCGTGCTCAGCGGCGCTGGCCGCGGCGTGGAGCGCCGATCACTGGCGGCACGCATGGGCCGGCCACGATTTGCCGCACGACGATCCCGTGTGGACCGTCGAACGCATCGGCGCCTGGCTAGTGCAGCCGACCGTCGATCCAGACCTCGAAAATGAGCAATCCGATTTAACCGACGAATAA
- a CDS encoding M14 family zinc carboxypeptidase, translating to MQALSFLPDTFTEYEELQAILEVGSGSFEIHSVCETQVRGRTFAVQTASIGSRDPRAPAIGFFGGIHGLERIGTQLVLDYMRALLGRLEWDELLVRQLQSIRLIFVPIVNPGGMWAATRANPNGVDLMRNAPQDAEERVPLLAGGQRVGSWLPWYRGRRGAPMEAEADALLRVVADELAARPLSFALDCHSGYGWSDSIWFPYAKTRRPMPHLPEMYALKTMFERAHPHHGYMFEPQSHQYLLHGDLWDCAYDRAPPPNIFLPMTLELGSWLWIKKNPRQIFSRQGMFNPLKAHRTARVLRRHANLLDFLTRAAYASQRWLPQGSRREQLLESATELWYKPGKT from the coding sequence ATGCAGGCTCTGAGCTTTTTGCCCGATACGTTCACGGAGTACGAAGAACTGCAGGCGATTCTCGAGGTCGGCAGCGGCAGCTTCGAGATTCATTCCGTGTGCGAAACGCAGGTGCGCGGCAGGACGTTTGCCGTGCAGACGGCGAGCATCGGCTCGCGCGATCCGCGGGCGCCCGCGATCGGTTTCTTCGGCGGCATACACGGGCTCGAGCGGATCGGCACGCAGCTCGTGCTCGACTACATGCGCGCGCTGCTCGGACGGCTCGAATGGGACGAACTGCTGGTGCGCCAGCTTCAGTCGATCCGCCTGATTTTCGTCCCGATCGTCAATCCAGGCGGAATGTGGGCCGCGACGCGCGCCAATCCGAACGGTGTCGATCTGATGCGTAACGCGCCGCAGGACGCCGAAGAGCGGGTGCCTTTGCTCGCGGGTGGACAGCGGGTCGGTTCGTGGCTGCCGTGGTATCGCGGGCGGCGCGGCGCGCCGATGGAAGCGGAGGCGGACGCGCTGTTGCGCGTCGTCGCGGATGAGCTGGCGGCGCGGCCGCTGTCGTTCGCGCTCGATTGCCATTCGGGCTACGGCTGGAGCGACAGCATCTGGTTCCCGTACGCGAAGACACGTCGCCCGATGCCGCATCTGCCGGAAATGTACGCGCTGAAGACGATGTTCGAGCGCGCGCATCCGCACCACGGCTACATGTTCGAGCCGCAGAGCCATCAGTATCTGCTGCACGGCGACCTGTGGGACTGCGCGTACGACCGCGCGCCGCCGCCCAACATCTTTCTGCCGATGACGCTCGAACTGGGCTCGTGGCTATGGATCAAGAAAAACCCCCGGCAGATCTTTTCACGCCAGGGCATGTTCAACCCGCTGAAAGCGCACCGCACCGCGCGCGTATTGCGGCGCCACGCGAACCTGCTCGATTTTCTGACACGCGCCGCTTACGCGTCGCAGCGCTGGCTGCCGCAAGGCAGCCGCCGCGAGCAGTTGCTCGAAAGCGCGACGGAACTCTGGTACAAGCCAGGCAAAACATGA
- the phnC gene encoding phosphonate ABC transporter ATP-binding protein produces MEAIRIERLSKTFGNGRKALDEIDLRVEQGEMVALIGASGSGKSTLLRHIAGFTVSDAQPSQIAILGRPIQQNGRIVREVRSIRRDIGFVFQQFNLVNRLTVEANVLIGALARLPLWRRLTGCFPRSERALSMSALNEVGIGEHARERASNLSGGQQQRAALARALVQQARIILADEPIASLDPESSRRVMEMLRTLNIEHRLTVLVSLHQVDIAMQYCQRTIAMRRGKVVYDGPSAALTPALLQKLYGDDARELLDDSQQADSADSAGSAAPRARVLPLNTARSA; encoded by the coding sequence ATGGAAGCAATCCGCATCGAACGCCTGAGCAAGACATTCGGCAACGGCCGCAAGGCGCTCGACGAGATCGACCTGCGCGTCGAGCAGGGTGAAATGGTCGCGCTGATCGGCGCGTCGGGCTCGGGCAAGTCGACGCTGCTGCGACATATCGCGGGCTTCACGGTGTCGGATGCGCAGCCTTCGCAGATCGCGATACTTGGGCGTCCGATCCAGCAGAACGGCCGCATCGTGCGCGAAGTGCGCAGCATTCGCCGCGACATCGGCTTCGTTTTCCAGCAGTTCAATCTCGTGAACCGGTTGACGGTCGAAGCGAACGTGCTGATCGGCGCGCTCGCGCGCCTGCCGCTGTGGCGCCGTCTCACGGGTTGCTTTCCGCGCAGCGAGCGCGCGCTGTCGATGTCGGCATTGAACGAAGTCGGCATCGGCGAGCATGCGCGCGAGCGCGCCTCGAACCTGTCGGGCGGTCAGCAGCAGCGCGCCGCGCTGGCGCGCGCGCTCGTGCAGCAGGCACGCATCATCCTCGCCGACGAGCCGATTGCGTCGCTCGACCCAGAATCGTCGCGCCGCGTGATGGAGATGCTGAGGACGCTGAACATCGAGCATCGATTGACGGTGCTGGTCTCGCTGCATCAGGTCGACATCGCGATGCAGTACTGCCAGCGCACCATCGCGATGCGGCGCGGCAAGGTCGTGTACGACGGACCGTCCGCGGCGCTCACGCCCGCGCTTCTGCAGAAACTCTATGGCGACGACGCGCGCGAGCTGCTCGACGACAGTCAGCAGGCCGATAGCGCTGATAGTGCCGGGAGCGCCGCGCCTCGCGCGCGCGTGCTGCCGCTCAACACGGCACGCTCGGCCTGA
- the phnD gene encoding phosphonate ABC transporter substrate-binding protein, translated as MKFLRSLLAGVAAVSAFASFAAHAEDLNLGIISTDSSAVLKQRWQPLIDDMNKQTGLNIKAFFATDYAGIIEGMRFNKVQVAYLGNASAIEAVDRSNGEVFGKTTYANGDAGYYSVLITNVNSRFKTLDDVFKNTKDVTLGFGDPNSTSGTLVPGYYLFAQHNAPVRTSFKTVLPSSHEANLLAVVNNKIDIATNNTEMLETLKKQHPDRFAQVRVLWQSPLIPSDPLVWRKDLPDATKEKLRQFFYNYAKSDPREKAVMANIFSYGGFAPSTDAQLQPIRQIKLFEQKQKIEADASLSDSDRKTQTAAIDAKLSALNSQKQ; from the coding sequence ATGAAATTTCTGCGCTCACTGCTCGCCGGCGTCGCCGCCGTGTCGGCATTCGCGAGCTTCGCCGCCCATGCCGAAGACCTGAATCTCGGCATCATTTCGACCGATTCGTCGGCCGTGCTCAAGCAGCGCTGGCAGCCGCTCATCGATGACATGAACAAGCAGACGGGGCTGAACATCAAGGCGTTCTTCGCGACCGACTACGCGGGCATCATCGAAGGCATGCGCTTCAACAAGGTGCAGGTTGCGTATCTCGGCAATGCGTCGGCGATCGAAGCTGTAGATCGTTCGAATGGCGAAGTATTCGGCAAGACGACCTACGCGAATGGCGACGCCGGTTACTACTCGGTGCTGATCACGAACGTCAACAGCCGCTTCAAGACGCTCGACGACGTGTTCAAGAACACGAAGGACGTGACGCTCGGCTTCGGCGATCCGAACTCGACGTCGGGCACGCTGGTCCCTGGCTACTACCTGTTCGCGCAGCACAACGCGCCCGTGCGCACGTCGTTCAAGACGGTGCTGCCGTCGAGCCACGAAGCGAACCTGCTTGCCGTCGTGAACAACAAGATCGACATCGCGACGAACAACACCGAGATGCTCGAGACGCTGAAGAAACAGCACCCCGACCGCTTCGCGCAGGTCCGCGTGCTGTGGCAATCGCCGCTGATTCCGTCGGACCCGCTGGTGTGGCGCAAGGATCTGCCCGACGCGACGAAGGAAAAGCTGCGCCAGTTCTTCTACAACTATGCGAAGTCCGACCCGCGTGAAAAGGCCGTGATGGCGAACATCTTCAGCTATGGCGGCTTTGCGCCGTCGACAGATGCGCAGTTGCAGCCGATTCGCCAGATCAAGCTGTTCGAACAGAAGCAGAAGATCGAAGCGGACGCGTCGCTGTCGGATTCGGATCGCAAGACGCAGACGGCCGCCATCGATGCGAAGCTGTCCGCACTGAACTCGCAAAAGCAATGA
- the phnE gene encoding phosphonate ABC transporter, permease protein PhnE, protein MNAADLSADRPTPPATPSREMLAAAAGKRSWISLLGWIAVIGVLGLSWQAADMRPLDLLTDSGNMGQFAKDFFPPDFTEWRTYLQEMGVTLAVAVWGTALSIVCAIPFGLMSAHNMAPAWVVQPVRRLMDACRAINEMVFAMLFIVAVGLGPFAGVLALWVHTTGVLAKLFAEAVEAIDPRPAEGVRATGASSLDEIVYGVLPQVLPLWISFALYRFESNVRSAMVVGMVGAGGIGVVLYESIRSFNYSQTAAVMLMVIVVVTVIDVVSARLRERVI, encoded by the coding sequence ATGAACGCAGCCGACCTGAGCGCCGACCGCCCGACGCCGCCGGCCACGCCTTCGCGTGAGATGCTGGCCGCGGCGGCGGGCAAGCGGAGCTGGATTTCGTTGCTTGGCTGGATTGCTGTGATCGGCGTGCTTGGCTTGTCGTGGCAAGCCGCCGACATGCGGCCGCTCGATCTGCTCACTGACTCGGGCAACATGGGGCAGTTCGCGAAGGACTTCTTCCCACCCGACTTCACCGAATGGCGCACCTATTTGCAGGAAATGGGCGTGACGCTCGCGGTCGCGGTGTGGGGTACCGCGCTGTCGATCGTGTGCGCGATTCCGTTTGGGCTGATGTCGGCGCATAACATGGCGCCTGCGTGGGTTGTGCAGCCGGTTCGGCGGTTGATGGATGCGTGCCGCGCGATCAACGAGATGGTGTTCGCGATGCTGTTCATCGTCGCGGTTGGGCTTGGGCCGTTTGCTGGCGTGCTTGCTTTGTGGGTGCATACCACGGGCGTGCTGGCAAAGCTGTTCGCCGAAGCCGTCGAGGCTATCGATCCGCGTCCCGCTGAAGGCGTGCGGGCTACGGGCGCTAGCAGTCTTGATGAGATCGTGTATGGGGTGCTGCCGCAGGTTTTGCCGTTGTGGATTTCTTTTGCGTTGTATCGGTTTGAATCGAATGTGCGGTCGGCGATGGTGGTAGGCATGGTGGGCGCCGGGGGCATCGGGGTTGTGCTTTATGAGTCGATTCGGTCGTTCAATTATTCGCAGACGGCGGCTGTTATGTTGATGGTCATCGTTGTTGTTACTGTTATTGATGTGGTGTCGGCCAGGTTACGGGAGCGGGTGATTTAG
- a CDS encoding DMT family transporter: MESLIVLLVLVSAMLHASWNAFLRLAEDRIWLLGMMSIPYLAVSAIGVIVLPLPAPAAWPYIAASVVLEFGYCLALVRAYRSGDFGQIYPIARGLSPLLVFAGALVFAHETLKPLAATGVALVSLGIVSLAFRRNMRFSGESVPYALLTGLFISAYSVVDGIGARVAGNGLSYIMWVYLLWNVPQFLLVWHWRGGAKGLFTSRETMMKGMLSGVIALVAYCLIIEAYRYLPIAMVSALRELSSIFAVLIGFSFMHEKLTARRVFACTLVTLGAVLIRL, translated from the coding sequence ATGGAATCCCTCATCGTCCTGCTCGTGCTTGTATCCGCCATGCTCCACGCGAGCTGGAACGCATTCCTGCGCCTCGCGGAAGACCGCATCTGGCTGCTCGGCATGATGTCGATCCCCTACCTCGCCGTAAGCGCGATCGGCGTGATCGTCCTGCCCCTACCCGCGCCCGCCGCATGGCCTTACATAGCGGCATCGGTGGTGCTGGAATTCGGCTATTGCCTCGCACTCGTGCGCGCCTACCGCAGCGGCGACTTCGGACAGATCTATCCCATCGCGCGCGGACTCTCGCCCTTGCTGGTGTTCGCCGGCGCACTCGTGTTCGCGCACGAAACCTTGAAACCGCTCGCCGCAACAGGCGTCGCGCTGGTGTCGCTCGGTATCGTGTCGCTCGCGTTCCGCCGCAACATGCGCTTCTCCGGCGAAAGCGTGCCCTATGCCTTGCTCACGGGTCTTTTCATCTCGGCATATTCCGTCGTCGATGGAATCGGCGCGCGCGTCGCGGGCAACGGACTCAGCTACATCATGTGGGTCTACCTGCTGTGGAACGTGCCGCAATTTCTGCTCGTGTGGCATTGGCGCGGCGGCGCAAAAGGACTCTTCACGTCGCGCGAAACGATGATGAAAGGCATGCTGTCGGGCGTGATCGCGTTGGTCGCGTATTGCCTCATCATCGAGGCGTATCGCTATTTGCCCATCGCCATGGTCTCCGCGCTGCGCGAGCTCAGCTCGATCTTCGCGGTGCTGATCGGCTTCTCGTTCATGCACGAAAAGCTGACGGCGCGCCGCGTGTTCGCATGCACACTGGTCACGCTCGGCGCCGTGCTGATACGTCTGTAA
- a CDS encoding PLP-dependent aminotransferase family protein, translated as MRASVLSDWLAQRLDRGNGLPIYRQLHRLLQQAILTRELPAGSKVPSSRLLANELGIARNTVTQVYEQLALEGYVTSATGRGTFVADTSPDEIVGSPDGQTAPVSAPVQQLQQALPPPHSKSLLHAQQPAARALSQRGARLIAGAGVSKRQWGAFMPGVPDVTRFPARVWSRLHNKYWRRLRPDLLTYAPGGGLSLLRHALADYLRTSRSVRCTPEQIIITTGIHQSVDLAVRLLSDPGDVIWTEDPCYWGVRSVMHVSGLKSRPIPVDDEGINPSPDDLAHPPKLILVTPSHQYPLGMVMSLARRRMLLEYARQNQCWIIEDDYDSEYRYGSRPLASLQGLDTAGQVIYVGSFGKTLFPGLRIGYLVVPEALAESFATASAELYREGQLLQQAMLAEFIAEGHFTSHIRKMRTLYGQRRSTLLDAAARRYGDALPAVGGDAGLHLVMQLPEGTDDRAVAAAALERNIVVRPLSGYYAQPSSSQSGLLIGYACVPDEEIAPAFDTLADAIDATLPLFA; from the coding sequence ATGCGCGCGAGTGTTTTGTCCGACTGGCTGGCCCAGCGCCTGGACCGCGGCAATGGTCTGCCGATCTACCGGCAGCTGCATCGGCTGCTGCAACAGGCCATTCTGACGCGCGAACTGCCCGCTGGCAGCAAGGTGCCGTCGTCGCGGCTACTGGCCAACGAACTGGGGATCGCGCGCAATACAGTCACCCAGGTCTACGAGCAGCTCGCGCTGGAGGGCTACGTCACTTCGGCGACGGGGCGCGGCACATTTGTCGCCGATACCTCGCCGGATGAAATCGTCGGCTCGCCAGATGGACAGACTGCGCCTGTTTCCGCTCCCGTGCAGCAATTGCAGCAGGCGTTGCCTCCGCCGCATTCGAAATCGCTTCTGCACGCGCAACAGCCCGCTGCGCGCGCGCTGTCGCAGCGCGGCGCGCGGCTGATTGCGGGCGCGGGCGTGTCGAAGCGGCAGTGGGGCGCGTTCATGCCCGGCGTGCCCGATGTCACGCGCTTTCCGGCGCGCGTCTGGAGCCGCTTGCACAACAAGTACTGGCGGCGTCTGCGGCCCGATCTGCTGACCTACGCGCCCGGCGGTGGCCTGTCATTGCTGCGTCACGCGCTGGCGGACTATCTGCGCACGTCGCGCTCGGTGCGCTGCACGCCCGAGCAGATCATCATCACGACGGGCATCCATCAATCAGTCGATCTCGCCGTGCGTCTGCTATCCGATCCCGGCGACGTGATCTGGACGGAAGACCCGTGCTATTGGGGCGTGCGCAGCGTGATGCACGTATCCGGTCTCAAATCGCGCCCGATTCCCGTCGACGACGAAGGCATCAACCCGTCGCCCGACGATCTCGCGCATCCGCCGAAGCTGATCCTCGTGACGCCGTCGCATCAATACCCGCTCGGCATGGTGATGAGCCTGGCGCGTCGGCGGATGCTGCTCGAATACGCGCGGCAGAACCAGTGCTGGATCATCGAGGACGACTACGACAGCGAGTATCGCTATGGGAGCCGGCCGCTCGCTTCGCTGCAAGGGCTCGATACGGCGGGGCAGGTGATTTATGTCGGCAGCTTCGGCAAGACGCTGTTTCCGGGGCTGCGGATCGGCTATCTCGTGGTGCCCGAGGCGCTTGCAGAGAGTTTCGCGACGGCCAGCGCCGAGTTGTATCGGGAAGGACAGCTGCTGCAGCAGGCGATGCTCGCGGAGTTCATCGCCGAGGGGCATTTCACGTCGCACATCCGCAAGATGCGCACGCTGTACGGACAGCGCCGCTCGACCTTGCTCGATGCCGCCGCGCGGCGTTATGGCGATGCGTTGCCGGCTGTCGGCGGCGACGCGGGCCTGCATCTCGTGATGCAACTGCCCGAAGGCACGGATGACCGTGCCGTCGCGGCGGCTGCGCTCGAACGCAATATCGTCGTGCGTCCGTTGTCGGGGTACTACGCGCAACCGTCGAGCTCGCAGTCGGGGTTGTTGATCGGCTATGCGTGCGTGCCCGACGAGGAGATCGCGCCCGCATTCGACACGCTCGCCGATGCGATCGACGCGACGTTGCCGCTTTTCGCGTGA